The proteins below come from a single Streptomyces spongiicola genomic window:
- a CDS encoding NAD(P)H-dependent oxidoreductase — protein MARRRSVVVAGGGIGGLAAAAGLAVRGIDVTVVERAGRIGAGGSGLVIYSNGVRAADALSERLGGRIRAAGHVTGPGEVRVLMDAEGTVLAEEQIGAAAEALGAPQVPVLRSALHRVLLDEALTAGVAVRLATAVTDYTPVGDSVTVQLSDGETVDSEALVGADGIHSAVRARMLGDGPPQYRGYTSVRGCTRGSVLGQRGHVVNGHGIRLLIAPVGGDALYWTAEITAPPGVWPALSAAGARSALLEALDGWYGPVVDLVAGAEPEDLVITDIHDRDPVPGWVDGRVVLLGDAAHPMVPALGQGANMALEDAAVLAEVLASSADVPGALAAYAAERTDRAAAVVLASRRLGALDPGADRPGAERRGTWTKSAGRQDTALADVLGWRPRPRRPARTGQPGPTTTVSTEKGDTAMRPPHIVLISGSLRTGSTSDQVAQWCARRCAEQGATTRVFTGAEVDFPAYRPGLAETHEGAAALLGELRSADGVILVSPTYHASVSGLLKNALDYVNDMGGPLPYLEGRAIGTVAVGAGAQGAVSTLTTLRTVGHALRGWPTPVGVAVAQVPAEPSAGGAEPGTDAARLIEMVSQAVWLGRARSAARTPVLGAVA, from the coding sequence ATGGCCAGAAGACGTTCCGTGGTGGTGGCGGGCGGCGGGATCGGGGGCCTCGCGGCGGCCGCGGGCCTGGCCGTCCGCGGCATCGACGTCACCGTCGTGGAACGGGCGGGGCGGATCGGAGCCGGTGGTTCCGGGCTGGTGATCTACTCGAACGGGGTGAGGGCCGCTGACGCGTTGAGCGAGCGGCTCGGCGGCCGGATCCGGGCCGCCGGCCATGTCACCGGGCCCGGCGAGGTCCGCGTGCTGATGGACGCCGAGGGCACGGTGCTCGCCGAGGAGCAGATCGGCGCCGCTGCCGAGGCGCTGGGCGCCCCGCAGGTCCCCGTGCTGCGCTCCGCCCTGCACCGGGTGCTTCTCGACGAGGCGCTCACCGCGGGGGTGGCCGTGCGTCTGGCGACGGCCGTCACGGACTACACGCCGGTCGGCGACTCGGTCACCGTGCAGCTGTCGGACGGGGAGACGGTCGACAGCGAGGCCCTGGTGGGCGCGGACGGGATCCACTCGGCGGTCCGGGCGCGGATGCTGGGTGACGGTCCTCCGCAGTACCGCGGCTACACGTCGGTGCGGGGGTGCACCCGCGGCTCCGTCCTCGGGCAGCGCGGCCATGTCGTGAACGGTCACGGCATCCGGCTGCTCATCGCCCCGGTCGGCGGGGACGCCCTGTACTGGACCGCCGAGATCACCGCTCCGCCCGGGGTGTGGCCCGCCCTGAGCGCGGCCGGGGCCCGAAGCGCCCTGCTCGAGGCCCTGGACGGCTGGTACGGGCCCGTCGTCGACCTGGTGGCGGGTGCCGAACCCGAGGACCTCGTCATCACCGACATCCACGACCGCGACCCCGTCCCGGGCTGGGTGGACGGACGGGTCGTACTGCTCGGCGACGCCGCGCACCCGATGGTCCCGGCCCTGGGCCAGGGCGCCAACATGGCACTGGAGGACGCGGCCGTGCTCGCCGAGGTGCTGGCGTCGTCGGCCGACGTCCCGGGCGCCCTCGCCGCGTACGCGGCGGAGCGGACGGACCGGGCGGCTGCGGTGGTGCTCGCCTCGCGCCGTCTGGGCGCGCTGGACCCCGGCGCGGACCGCCCGGGCGCGGAACGGCGCGGCACGTGGACGAAGTCCGCGGGCCGCCAGGACACGGCGCTCGCCGACGTCCTCGGCTGGCGGCCGCGTCCCCGGCGTCCGGCCCGGACCGGGCAACCGGGTCCGACGACCACCGTCAGTACGGAGAAGGGGGACACCGCCATGAGACCGCCGCACATCGTGCTGATCAGCGGATCGCTGCGCACGGGATCGACCTCGGACCAGGTGGCGCAGTGGTGTGCCCGCCGGTGTGCCGAACAGGGTGCAACGACACGTGTTTTCACCGGTGCGGAGGTCGATTTCCCGGCGTACCGGCCGGGTCTGGCCGAGACGCACGAGGGCGCGGCCGCCCTCCTCGGCGAACTGCGCTCCGCCGACGGCGTGATCCTGGTGTCGCCGACGTATCACGCGTCCGTGTCGGGGCTGCTGAAGAACGCCCTGGACTACGTCAACGACATGGGCGGTCCGCTGCCGTATCTGGAGGGGCGCGCGATCGGCACGGTCGCGGTGGGCGCGGGCGCGCAGGGCGCGGTCTCGACGCTGACCACGCTCCGCACGGTCGGACACGCGCTGCGCGGCTGGCCGACGCCGGTGGGGGTGGCCGTCGCCCAGGTGCCGGCGGAGCCGTCCGCGGGCGGTGCGGAGCCCGGTACCGACGCGGCGCGGCTGATCGAGATGGTGTCCCAGGCGGTGTGGCTGGGCAGGGCCCGGAGCGCTGCCCGTACGCCGGTGCTGGGGGCCGTCGCCTGA
- a CDS encoding S-adenosylmethionine synthetase N-terminal domain-containing protein translates to MTKRLFTSESVTEGHPDKIADQISDTILDALLREDPSSRVAVETLVTTGLVHVAGEVTTKAWADIPTLVRGRILEIGYGPSVRRLTLPILVVLSSVASAREAIRHSQRNRRS, encoded by the coding sequence ATGACGAAACGGCTGTTCACCTCGGAGTCCGTGACCGAGGGTCATCCTGACAAGATCGCTGACCAGATCAGTGACACCATCCTCGATGCGTTGTTGCGGGAGGATCCGTCTTCCCGGGTTGCTGTGGAGACGTTGGTCACTACCGGTTTGGTGCATGTTGCCGGTGAGGTGACGACGAAGGCGTGGGCGGATATTCCCACGTTGGTGCGGGGCAGGATTCTGGAGATCGGCTACGGGCCTTCAGTTCGTCGTCTGACACTGCCGATTTTGGTTGTTCTGAGCAGCGTAGCATCGGCACGCGAAGCGATCCGCCACAGCCAGCGCAACCGAAGATCGTAA
- a CDS encoding DUF29 domain-containing protein gives MGTSYEVDVVAWAREQAALLRSGKLSDIDIRHIAEEIEDVGKSEQRELASRMAVLLAHLLKWQYQPGRRGSSWQRTVKEQRRAILARLHRTPSLQPMLADPDWKEEIWADAVSAAVDETGLDVFPEQWPWTPEQVLSPEFYPE, from the coding sequence ATGGGAACGAGCTACGAAGTGGACGTGGTGGCGTGGGCCAGGGAGCAGGCGGCACTGTTGCGGTCCGGCAAGCTTTCAGACATCGACATTCGGCACATCGCGGAGGAGATTGAGGACGTGGGCAAGAGCGAACAGCGGGAGTTGGCAAGCCGCATGGCGGTACTGCTGGCGCATTTGCTCAAGTGGCAATATCAGCCGGGTCGTCGGGGTTCGAGCTGGCAGCGCACGGTCAAGGAGCAGCGTCGCGCAATTCTGGCGCGGCTGCATCGGACGCCCAGCCTGCAGCCGATGTTGGCTGATCCGGATTGGAAGGAAGAGATCTGGGCGGATGCGGTCTCGGCGGCCGTGGACGAGACTGGCCTGGACGTGTTCCCCGAGCAGTGGCCGTGGACGCCCGAGCAGGTTCTGTCGCCGGAGTTCTATCCGGAGTAA
- a CDS encoding zonular occludens toxin domain-containing protein, whose amino-acid sequence MSATQPITLITATPGGGKTALAVQMMKAAVDQGRPLFVMGIPELKLPYIPTPAVSDWTELREDPENPGMMLPYFTFPPNSLIVLDEAQRVFRVRTAGSKVPDHVAAFETVRHTGVTFVLITQNPTFLDSHIRKLVGQHVHLRDAGLLGRWYYEWPECANPETFNTAPIKKKWSLPKSSFGLYKSSSLHIKRKYTVPPVLMLFIACVLIAAFLAYRVYYRTGQLTTATPAKPVAAEQGRGGVASAPAVAVKAGPSAAATDGAEILAAFVPAVSGRPETAPAYAQLRQIRSMPTVIGGACTSTRCTCYTAQGTDAGLDDMQCREWIRKPPFDPYREPQAAQEPISAQLAPATAQPEKTAPKPAEGV is encoded by the coding sequence ATGAGCGCAACGCAACCGATCACGCTGATCACGGCGACGCCTGGTGGCGGGAAGACCGCGTTGGCGGTCCAGATGATGAAGGCAGCCGTCGACCAGGGGCGTCCGCTCTTCGTCATGGGCATCCCGGAGCTGAAGCTGCCGTATATCCCGACGCCGGCGGTTTCGGACTGGACGGAGCTGCGCGAAGACCCTGAAAACCCAGGGATGATGCTGCCGTACTTCACCTTCCCGCCGAACTCGCTGATCGTGCTGGATGAGGCGCAGCGGGTGTTTCGCGTCCGCACGGCCGGGTCTAAGGTGCCTGACCACGTGGCGGCGTTTGAGACGGTGCGGCATACCGGCGTGACGTTTGTTCTGATCACGCAGAACCCGACGTTCCTGGACAGTCATATCCGCAAGCTGGTGGGGCAGCATGTCCACCTGCGGGACGCTGGCTTGCTCGGACGCTGGTACTACGAATGGCCGGAGTGCGCGAACCCGGAGACGTTCAACACTGCGCCGATCAAGAAGAAGTGGAGCCTGCCGAAGTCCAGCTTTGGCCTGTACAAGTCCTCCAGTCTGCACATCAAGCGCAAGTACACCGTGCCGCCTGTGCTGATGCTGTTCATCGCCTGCGTGCTGATCGCGGCGTTCCTGGCGTACCGGGTCTACTACCGTACCGGCCAGTTGACGACGGCGACTCCGGCTAAGCCTGTTGCGGCCGAGCAGGGCAGGGGCGGTGTGGCGTCAGCTCCAGCGGTAGCGGTCAAGGCGGGTCCGTCCGCCGCGGCGACGGACGGGGCGGAGATCCTCGCGGCGTTTGTCCCTGCTGTCTCTGGCCGGCCTGAGACAGCGCCGGCCTATGCGCAGTTGCGCCAGATTCGGTCGATGCCGACGGTGATCGGCGGTGCCTGCACGTCGACCAGGTGCACGTGCTACACGGCCCAAGGCACGGATGCCGGCCTCGATGACATGCAGTGTCGGGAGTGGATCAGAAAGCCGCCGTTTGACCCCTACCGCGAGCCACAAGCGGCGCAGGAGCCAATTTCGGCGCAGCTGGCCCCTGCGACCGCCCAGCCAGAAAAAACGGCTCCAAAGCCCGCTGAGGGCGTCTAG
- a CDS encoding DUF2523 family protein: MMPLAGFLMALVGPLARQLLVSLGIGLITYVGLDAAVSAALGAAKSSLAGMPAVAAAILARGGVFTGLSIIAGGITARISMITLKRLGKLT, encoded by the coding sequence ATGATGCCGCTCGCCGGCTTTCTCATGGCCCTCGTTGGGCCACTCGCGCGTCAGCTACTGGTGTCGCTCGGGATCGGTCTGATCACCTATGTCGGGTTGGATGCGGCGGTGAGCGCTGCCCTGGGCGCGGCCAAGAGTAGTCTGGCCGGCATGCCTGCCGTTGCTGCGGCCATCCTGGCGCGGGGCGGTGTCTTTACCGGGCTGTCGATCATCGCCGGCGGCATCACCGCGCGCATCTCCATGATCACTCTGAAGCGGCTGGGCAAGCTGACATGA
- a CDS encoding virulence factor TspB C-terminal domain-related protein, whose amino-acid sequence MRVLVLLLCWWASSAWASTIPLIPPPNIVLTGTGYVTTGAVTLSEVATATEMRAAVGAGAATIAATMTVGEGAAAVALAALRAMPAIATATTLAYLAQIGIQKCLDGTWCTSKLSANSGDLGFNGYQWRSCAGYFDSPIAAGQACIATHSDAVFAGCRQGASVESYVCTANDSNGSFSFDAGVSRQSTCVTGYVVTDGACKSDPNAPKQGASDADWNKALTYPLPAAVASDMSAAKVPIPVKLTPSTTPVNVNLSDPYVDPVTGKRYRDVATVTPNSDGKTATLTTGKQEVDANGNPATDPATGNGKAPEKQDDQCSGHETRMGCIEQGEIPDGPDLKEQQVNVKVTPDSGWGADTAPCPSDLTASIHGMPISWSLKPVCDGADMFRPVIIACAWLGAALIVIGVGRKGEE is encoded by the coding sequence ATGCGCGTGCTCGTGCTGCTGCTCTGCTGGTGGGCGTCGTCCGCGTGGGCTTCGACCATCCCGTTGATTCCGCCGCCGAACATCGTGTTGACGGGGACTGGGTATGTCACGACTGGTGCTGTGACGCTGTCTGAAGTTGCGACGGCTACCGAGATGCGTGCCGCGGTTGGCGCAGGTGCCGCCACGATCGCCGCAACGATGACGGTGGGTGAAGGGGCTGCTGCTGTTGCGCTTGCCGCGCTTCGTGCGATGCCCGCGATTGCGACTGCAACAACGTTGGCGTACTTGGCGCAGATCGGCATCCAGAAGTGCTTGGATGGTACGTGGTGCACGTCGAAGCTGAGTGCGAATTCGGGCGACCTTGGTTTCAACGGCTATCAGTGGCGTTCGTGCGCTGGCTATTTTGATAGCCCTATAGCTGCTGGACAGGCATGTATTGCTACGCATTCTGATGCTGTTTTTGCGGGGTGTAGGCAGGGGGCATCGGTTGAGTCGTACGTCTGTACTGCCAATGATTCCAACGGGAGTTTTTCGTTTGACGCTGGTGTTTCGCGGCAATCGACGTGTGTGACCGGCTATGTTGTGACCGATGGTGCGTGCAAGTCCGATCCCAATGCGCCGAAGCAGGGGGCGTCGGATGCTGATTGGAATAAGGCGTTGACGTATCCGCTGCCCGCTGCTGTTGCTAGCGATATGTCCGCAGCTAAGGTGCCGATTCCGGTGAAACTCACGCCGTCCACCACTCCAGTCAACGTCAATCTGAGCGACCCATACGTTGATCCCGTTACAGGTAAGCGTTATCGCGATGTTGCTACGGTCACGCCAAATTCCGATGGCAAGACAGCCACGTTGACGACAGGTAAGCAGGAGGTGGATGCGAACGGCAATCCGGCGACGGATCCGGCGACTGGTAACGGCAAGGCTCCGGAGAAGCAGGACGACCAGTGCTCGGGCCATGAGACGCGCATGGGTTGTATCGAGCAAGGCGAGATACCGGATGGTCCCGATCTCAAGGAGCAGCAGGTCAACGTGAAGGTCACGCCGGACAGCGGTTGGGGCGCAGATACCGCACCGTGTCCGTCTGATCTAACCGCGTCCATTCACGGCATGCCGATCTCTTGGTCGCTCAAACCGGTCTGTGACGGTGCTGACATGTTCCGCCCGGTCATCATCGCGTGCGCATGGTTGGGCGCTGCGCTGATCGTCATCGGCGTAGGCCGTAAAGGGGAAGAATGA
- a CDS encoding major capsid protein, producing MFKSIKSKAAAVAAGTVALAGSAMAAVPTDVATAMSDSKADTATLAGLALIIVIGIATFKYMRRSV from the coding sequence ATGTTCAAGAGCATCAAGAGCAAGGCGGCTGCTGTTGCCGCGGGTACCGTCGCACTGGCCGGTTCGGCGATGGCTGCGGTGCCGACCGACGTTGCTACCGCCATGTCCGATTCGAAGGCGGACACCGCCACGCTGGCGGGCCTGGCGCTGATCATCGTGATCGGCATTGCGACGTTCAAGTACATGCGTCGGAGCGTGTGA